In a genomic window of Scyliorhinus torazame isolate Kashiwa2021f chromosome 5, sScyTor2.1, whole genome shotgun sequence:
- the LOC140418718 gene encoding uncharacterized protein, whose amino-acid sequence MEKPREGEDCGKDSRIPSALETHKPVHSGERPFACSKCGEGDCSPSALKIHHCSHTVERPFICSECGKGFLQSSDLWNHQQVHTRERPYICSECGKGFTQSSHLLTHQQVHTGEKPFSCSKCGKQFNHSSDLLNHQQVHTGERPFTCPECGKGFTQSSHLLIHQRVHTRERPFHCPECGKCFIQSSHLVTHQGIHTRERPFTCSECGKRFIQLSHLVTHQGVHTRERPFNCPECGKRFIQSSHLTSHQGVHSRERPFTCSECGKRFIQSSHLVSHQEVHTRERTFTCPECGRGFILLSDLQNHQQVHTGERPFSCSECGKGFTRSANLQAHQRIHTRERPFTCSECGKGFALSSDLQSHQQVHTGARPFTCSECGKGFIQSSHLQTHQQVHKDSQRDLLSHPTC is encoded by the coding sequence ATGGAGAAGCCACGGGaaggtgaggactgtgggaaggataGCCGTATCCCGTCTGCACTGGAAACTCATAAAcctgttcacagtggggagagaccattcgcctgctccaagtgtggggaaGGCGACTGCTCCCCATCTGCCCTCAAGATTCATCACTGCAGTCACACTGTggaaaggccgttcatctgctcggagtgtgggaagggatttctcCAGTCATCTGACCTGTGgaatcaccagcaagttcacactagggagaggccgtacatctgctctgagtgtgggaagggattcactcagtcatcccacctgctgacacaccagcaagttcacaccggggagaagccgttcagctGCTCGAAGTGTGGGAAACAATTCAATCATTCATCTGATCTTCTGAATCACCAACAAGTTCACACAGGGGAGCGaccgttcacctgccccgagtgtggaaagggtttcactcagtcatcccacctgctgatacaccagcgagtccacactcgggagaggccgttccactgccccgagtgtgggaagtGTTTTATTCAATCCTCACACCTAGTGACACATCAGGGCatccacaccagggagaggccattcacctgctcagagtgtgggaagcgtTTTATTCAATTATCGCACCTAGTGACACACCAGGGAGtccacactagggagaggccattcaactgccccgagtgtgggaaacGTTTTATTCAATCATCCCACCTAACATCACATCAGGGGGTTCACAGCAGGGAGAGGCCTTTCacatgctcagagtgtgggaagcgtTTTATTCAATCATCTCACCTAGTGTCACACCAGgaggttcacaccagggagaggacgttcacctgccctgagtgtgggaggggattcattcTGTTATCGGACCTGCAgaatcaccagcaagttcacactggggagaggccattctcctgctctgaatgtgggaagggattcactcgttcagcCAACCTGCAGGCACATCAAcgcattcacaccagggagagaccattcacctgctctgagtgtgggaagggattcgctctttCATCTGATCTGCAgagtcaccagcaagttcacactggggcgaggccattcacttgctctgagtgtgggaagggattcattcagtcatcccatctgcagacacaccagcaggttcacaaggattcgcaaagggatttactcagtcatcccacttgctga
- the LOC140418717 gene encoding uncharacterized protein isoform X2: MEKLLKCGDCGKGFNYPSGLDIHRRIHTGERPFTCTVCGKGFAYSSSLYTHQRVHTGERAFNCLECGKGCNALSSLLIHQQVHSDQRPFQCSDCDKSFKGTKDLLRHQRTHMEVRPFTCSVCGKGFTQSSHLLTHQLVHSDQRPFQCSHCEKCFKSKNDLQAHQRTHTGEMPFTCSLCQRRFGRLSQLQTHQRVHSDQRPFQCSDCEKSFKRKQDLVTHQRVHTGERPFTCSVCGKGFTHSSHRLRHQRVHTGERPFICSVCDGLWCNPVCGVCVMVVTWNIEVIEEPRPWISEELHCGLKMQSMMDNLVKSQPCQN, translated from the exons ATGGAGAAACTattgaaatgtggggactgtggaaagggatttaatTACCCATCTGGATTGGatattcatcgacgcattcacactggagagaggcctttcacctgcactgtgtgtgggaaaggatttgcttacTCATCCAGCCTGTATACACATCAGCGTGTTCATACTGGCGAGAGGGCATTCAATTGCCTTGAATGTGGGAAGGGGTGTAATGCTTTATCAAGCCTCCTGATTCACCAGCAAGTTCACTCTGatcagagaccgtttcaatgttctgattgtgacaaaagctttaaaggcaCAAaggacctgctgagacaccagcgcactcacatggaggtgaggcctttcacctgctcagtgtgtgggaagggattcactcagtcatcccaccttctAACACACCAACTGGTTcactctgatcagagaccttttcaaTGCTCGCACTGTGAGAAGTGTTTTAAAAGTAAAAATGATTTACAAgcccatcaacgcactcacactggggagatgccgttcacctgctctctctgtcagAGGAGATTTGGACGTTTATCCcagctacagacacaccagcgagttcactctgatcagagaccatttcaatgttctgattgtgagaagagctttaaacgcAAACAGGATCtagtgacacaccagcgagttcacactggagagaggccattcacctgctctgtgtgtgggaagggattcacccattcatCCCACCGTCTgagacaccagcgcgttcacactggagagaggccgttcatttgctcTGTGTGTG ACGGGCTGTGGTGTAaccctgtgtgtggagtttgtgtcATGGTGGTAACATGGAACATCGAGGTGATAGAAGAACCCAGACCGTGGATATCTGAAGAACTGCATTGTGGGCTCAAAATGCAAAGCATGATGGACAATTTAGTCAAGTCACAGCCTTGCCAGAATTAG
- the LOC140418717 gene encoding uncharacterized protein isoform X1 has protein sequence MEKLLKCGDCGKGFNYPSGLDIHRRIHTGERPFTCTVCGKGFAYSSSLYTHQRVHTGERAFNCLECGKGCNALSSLLIHQQVHSDQRPFQCSDCDKSFKGTKDLLRHQRTHMEVRPFTCSVCGKGFTQSSHLLTHQLVHSDQRPFQCSHCEKCFKSKNDLQAHQRTHTGEMPFTCSLCQRRFGRLSQLQTHQRVHSDQRPFQCSDCEKSFKRKQDLVTHQRVHTGERPFTCSVCGKGFTHSSHRLRHQRVHTGERPFICSVCGKGFADSPHLLIHERIHTGERPFTCSMCGKGFTQPSQLTVHQLVHTEQRPFKCSDCEKSFKSTKDLLRHQQGHTGERSFTCSMCGKRFVQSSHLLRHQQVHTGERSFTCSICGMRFARSSNLLRHQRVHKSLQGLDSAVAAAANTMQD, from the coding sequence ATGGAGAAACTattgaaatgtggggactgtggaaagggatttaatTACCCATCTGGATTGGatattcatcgacgcattcacactggagagaggcctttcacctgcactgtgtgtgggaaaggatttgcttacTCATCCAGCCTGTATACACATCAGCGTGTTCATACTGGCGAGAGGGCATTCAATTGCCTTGAATGTGGGAAGGGGTGTAATGCTTTATCAAGCCTCCTGATTCACCAGCAAGTTCACTCTGatcagagaccgtttcaatgttctgattgtgacaaaagctttaaaggcaCAAaggacctgctgagacaccagcgcactcacatggaggtgaggcctttcacctgctcagtgtgtgggaagggattcactcagtcatcccaccttctAACACACCAACTGGTTcactctgatcagagaccttttcaaTGCTCGCACTGTGAGAAGTGTTTTAAAAGTAAAAATGATTTACAAgcccatcaacgcactcacactggggagatgccgttcacctgctctctctgtcagAGGAGATTTGGACGTTTATCCcagctacagacacaccagcgagttcactctgatcagagaccatttcaatgttctgattgtgagaagagctttaaacgcAAACAGGATCtagtgacacaccagcgagttcacactggagagaggccattcacctgctctgtgtgtgggaagggattcacccattcatCCCACCGTCTgagacaccagcgcgttcacactggagagaggccgttcatttgctcTGTGTGTGGTAAGGGATTTGCTGATTCACCCCACCTTCTGATAcatgagcgaattcacactggagaaagacctttcacttgctccatgtgtggaaagggattcactcagccatcccagctcactgtacatcaacttgttcacactgagcagagaccttttaaatgttctgactgtgagaagagctttaagagCACTAAGGAccttctgagacaccaacaaggtcacactggggagaggtcattcacctgttccatgtgtgggaagagatttgttcAATCATCCCACCTGCttagacaccagcaggttcacacaggagagaggtcattcacctgctccatatGTGGGATGAGATTTGCTCGgtcatccaatctgctgagacaccagcgagttcacaagtcactgcaggggttagattctgctgttgctgctgctgctaatacaatgcaggactga